CGGGGCATCGGCCGCGCCATCGCGGTGGGGCTGGGCGCCGGCGGGGCGAAGGTCGTGATCAACTACGCCGGCAACGAGGAGGCGGCGAGGGAGGCGAAGGCCGCGGTCGAGGCCGCGGGCGGGGAGGGCATCCTCTCGCGCTTCGACGTCGCCGACAGCGCCGCCGTGGACGCCGCGGTCGCCGAGGTGGTGGAGCAGCACGGGGGCCTGCACGTGCTGGTGAACAACGCCGGCATCTC
The nucleotide sequence above comes from Deltaproteobacteria bacterium. Encoded proteins:
- a CDS encoding SDR family NAD(P)-dependent oxidoreductase; this encodes MSKPFEGKVALVTGASRGIGRAIAVGLGAGGAKVVINYAGNEEAAREAKAAVEAAGGEGILSRFDVADSAAVDAAVAEVVEQHGGLHVLVNNAGIS